A single window of Microbispora hainanensis DNA harbors:
- a CDS encoding S1 family peptidase, with the protein MDGNLRKYFGRLTGGMAATAAFALLVVAAPASADTVDEVPVGTRLAARTHPAVQLTSITYSGEVVVPSSQAKEAAWDQLTNEATRAVLTGKIPSDERSIAKFLFQRVAADVDRYLRPVGPERTVKAQVGGMCTGWWVTPDGYMVTGAHCVEMSDEELSQTFARQALEKFNKQDAKDMINALRNFEADKEMIELVQQIYVTFNSTHLEIRGLRKSLSVLQSLPGGGVDKTAKEVPAELVSVGESYPGKDFALLKVNGRQNLPTVPLGDDADVQTGDTLYISGFPGLVTNTPWFSVESKLDPALTEGPYNAKRTTQEGVPYVQTQAPSYHGNSGGPVFSRAGKVVGMLIAGTVSENGEASENESFVLPVSIIKEKLNEKNVRPAASLTTTKYNEALDDFFQRHYKDALPKFREVQALFPSHPYVAKYITDSQQAISSGKDETPQPLWLWIAAGAGALVVAGGGLLLLILMRRRRKTAFSAQGQSPSPAYGGPYFQADGGGGYPAQVGAGYDRQPVNGHLLPQGRQPQSLPPANGHRPGRTSGDHEVPPSRDFDPQRPGVRYDRQRPDMGDDSQRPDAGNDLQRLDGATRYVRPAPSPYGQQWSQAAPGQGQDQVQSQVQSQGQVQGQGQAGSGAPDIADLEREIAELRRQLQHRQLQHPQVQNRQPEA; encoded by the coding sequence GTGGATGGAAATCTCAGGAAATACTTCGGCAGACTGACCGGGGGAATGGCCGCGACGGCGGCGTTCGCCCTGCTCGTCGTGGCCGCTCCCGCTTCGGCGGACACCGTGGACGAGGTCCCCGTCGGCACCCGGCTGGCCGCTCGCACCCACCCGGCCGTGCAGCTCACCAGCATCACCTATTCCGGCGAGGTCGTCGTCCCGAGCAGCCAGGCCAAGGAGGCCGCGTGGGACCAGCTCACCAACGAGGCCACCCGGGCCGTGCTCACCGGCAAGATCCCCTCTGACGAGCGGAGCATCGCCAAGTTCCTCTTCCAGCGCGTGGCGGCCGACGTCGACCGGTATCTCCGGCCCGTCGGCCCGGAACGCACGGTCAAGGCTCAGGTCGGCGGCATGTGCACGGGCTGGTGGGTGACCCCCGACGGCTACATGGTCACCGGCGCGCACTGCGTCGAGATGAGCGACGAGGAGCTGTCGCAGACCTTCGCGCGGCAGGCGCTGGAGAAGTTCAACAAGCAGGACGCGAAGGACATGATCAACGCCCTGCGGAACTTCGAGGCCGACAAGGAGATGATCGAGCTCGTCCAGCAGATCTACGTCACCTTCAACAGCACCCACCTGGAGATCCGCGGCCTGCGCAAGAGCCTGTCGGTCCTGCAGAGCCTGCCCGGCGGCGGCGTCGACAAGACGGCCAAGGAGGTCCCGGCCGAGCTGGTGTCGGTCGGCGAGAGCTACCCGGGCAAGGACTTCGCGCTGCTCAAGGTCAACGGCCGGCAGAACCTGCCGACCGTGCCGCTCGGCGATGACGCCGACGTGCAGACCGGCGACACGCTCTACATCAGCGGCTTCCCCGGCCTGGTGACCAACACGCCGTGGTTCAGCGTCGAGTCGAAGCTCGACCCGGCGCTGACCGAGGGGCCGTACAACGCCAAGCGCACCACGCAGGAAGGCGTGCCGTACGTCCAGACGCAGGCGCCCTCCTATCACGGCAACTCCGGGGGTCCCGTCTTCAGCCGGGCGGGCAAGGTCGTCGGCATGCTGATCGCCGGCACCGTGAGCGAGAACGGCGAGGCGTCGGAGAACGAGAGCTTCGTGCTCCCGGTCTCGATCATCAAGGAGAAGCTCAACGAGAAGAACGTCAGGCCCGCCGCGTCGCTGACGACGACGAAGTACAACGAGGCGCTCGACGACTTCTTCCAGCGGCACTACAAGGACGCGCTGCCGAAGTTCCGCGAGGTGCAGGCGCTGTTCCCGAGTCACCCGTACGTCGCGAAGTACATCACCGACTCCCAGCAGGCGATCTCGTCCGGCAAGGACGAGACCCCGCAGCCGTTGTGGCTGTGGATCGCCGCCGGAGCCGGTGCGCTGGTCGTGGCCGGCGGCGGTCTCCTGCTGCTGATCCTGATGCGCAGGCGCAGGAAGACCGCCTTCTCCGCGCAGGGACAGTCGCCCTCGCCCGCGTACGGCGGGCCGTATTTCCAGGCCGACGGCGGCGGTGGCTACCCGGCGCAGGTCGGCGCCGGCTACGACCGGCAGCCGGTGAACGGGCACCTGCTGCCGCAGGGCCGGCAGCCGCAGAGCCTGCCGCCGGCCAACGGCCACCGGCCCGGGCGGACGTCCGGAGACCACGAGGTCCCGCCCTCGCGCGACTTCGATCCCCAGCGGCCTGGCGTGCGTTACGACCGCCAACGGCCGGACATGGGCGACGACTCCCAGCGGCCGGACGCGGGCAACGACCTTCAGCGACTCGACGGCGCGACACGGTATGTGCGTCCAGCTCCCTCGCCCTATGGGCAGCAGTGGTCGCAGGCCGCACCGGGCCAGGGCCAAGATCAGGTTCAGAGCCAGGTCCAGAGCCAGGGCCAAGTCCAGGGTCAGGGCCAGGCCGGCTCCGGCGCCCCGGACATCGCCGACCTGGAGCGGGAGATCGCCGAGCTGCGCCGCCAGTTGCAGCACCGGCAGTTGCAGCACCCGCAGGTGCAGAACCGGCAGCCGGAGGCATGA
- a CDS encoding VOC family protein translates to MTTPAVPAVNTVAWFEVASDDPEGVQRFYGDLFGWRFQTDENSAAMGMDYRLISYDGDDEVSGGVFGIRGDMPGHAIFTVLVRDVAETCRTVETLGGKVLSQVVGNESGPDFAYLHDPSGNLFGIFAPAGS, encoded by the coding sequence ATGACCACTCCCGCCGTCCCCGCCGTCAACACCGTCGCCTGGTTCGAAGTCGCGAGCGACGATCCCGAGGGGGTCCAGCGCTTCTACGGTGACCTGTTCGGCTGGCGGTTCCAGACCGACGAGAACTCGGCCGCCATGGGCATGGACTACCGGCTCATCAGCTACGACGGTGACGACGAGGTGAGCGGCGGCGTGTTCGGCATCCGCGGCGACATGCCCGGTCACGCCATCTTCACCGTGCTCGTGCGGGACGTGGCCGAGACCTGCCGCACCGTGGAAACCCTGGGCGGGAAGGTGCTCAGCCAGGTCGTGGGCAACGAGAGCGGCCCCGATTTCGCCTACCTTCACGACCCGTCCGGCAACCTCTTCGGCATCTTCGCCCCGGCCGGTTCCTGA